In [Limnothrix rosea] IAM M-220, the genomic stretch TATTGTTGTAATCTCCGAGGAACAAGCATGATCGTTGTCATGAAAGTTGGTTCACCAGAAGCGGAAATCAATCGCTTAAGCGGTGAACTAGAAGAGTTGGGTTTGACTCCTGAAAAGATTGTCGGTGCCCACAAAGTTGTCATTGGTCTAGTTGGTGACACAGCGGCCTTTAATATTGAGCGAATTCAAGAGTTGAGTCCTTGGATTGAGAATGTTTTGCGTGTAGAGAAGCCCTTTAAACGAGTTAGTTTAGAATATCGCCACGGCGAGTATAGTGATGTCGTTGTCCCGACACCAAACGGCGATGTAACCTTCGGCCCGAACCATCCTGTTGTTGTGGTTGCCGGCCCCTGCTCTGTTGAGAATGAAGACATGATTGTCGAGACAGCGCTACGGGTGAAAGCTGCTGGTGCAAAGTTCTTGCGTGGTGGTGCTTACAAGCCGAGAACCTCTCCCTATGCTTTCCAAGGTCATGGTGAAAGTGCCCTAGAATTATTGGCTGCAGCTCGCGATGCGTCCGGTCTTGGCATTATCACTGAGGTGATGGATACGGCTGATGTGGAGAAAATTGCAGAGGTTGCTGATGTGCTCCAAGTAGGGGCGCGCAACATGCAGAACTTTGCCCTCCTCAAGAAAGTGGGTGGGCAGGATAAGCCGGTTCTCTTAAAGCGTGGTATGGCGGCGACCATCGATGATTGGTTAATGGCGGCGGAATACATCCTCGCGGAAGGCAACAGTAATGTCATCCTTTGTGAGCGCGGTATTCGCACCTTTGATAGTAAGTACACTCGTAATGTTCTGGATATTTCTGTGGTGCCTGTACTCCGCAGTTTGACTCATCTCCCCATGATGCTTGACCCCAGTCACGGTACTGGTAAGTCTCAGTTTGTTTTGCCCATGGCAAAGGCGGCGATCGCCGCAGGTACGGACTCTCTCATGATCGAGGTTCACCCCAATCCGGCAAAAGCCCTTTCTGATGGCCCCCAGTCCCTCACTCCGGATGCTTTTGATGCAGTAATGAAGGAGTTGGCTGAGTTTGAAAAGCTCACTGGTCGTACCCAGAAGGAGTTGGCGATCGCCTAATTTCAGGGAACAGGTATCAGGTATCAGGTATCAGTGAACAGATATCAGACATCAACTGTAGGGTGGTGAAGTAAGAGGGGGTTTAGACAACTCTTCTTGGGACAATGGCAAGCGTAACCCACCTACTATTTGTGAAAATTTAAGTGAAGATCCTCGTTCATCAGAATGGGGATTTTTCGTTCTATTGCGAAAGTGGTTAGCTTACTGATAGGGAATGTAGCGTAAAGTATGCGTCGAGGAAAAAGTAGTTAGAGGCTATGGCAGAGCATTCGGATATTTTGATTTTAGGGGGCGGCATTATTGGTCTTAGTATTGCCGTCGAATTACAACAGCAAGGTCGGCAGGTGATGGTGCTCAATCGGCGTTTTACTGAGGCGGCTAGTCACGCGGCAGCGGGGATGTTGGCTCCGCAGGCAGAACGCTTAACTGGAGCTATGCTTGAATTGGGACGGCGATCGCGGGATCTTTATCCTGCATGGTCTCAGAAAATTGAACAGCTCAGCGGCATGGATGTCGGGTATTTGCCCTGCGGTATTTTTGCACCCTGTGAGGAGAAACCAGCGAATATTAACGCTCAGGAAAATGGCACTTGGCTAAATCGTACGAAGCTTGATTTTTATCAGCCAAATCTTGGGGAGTCGGTGGTTGGCGCTTGGTGGTATCCAGAAGATGGGCAAGTGGATAATCGCCAATTAACCCAAGCACTTTTACAGGCGGCTCAAGGTCTTGATGTAACTCTCAGAGAAGGGGTGACAGTCCTCGGTTTACAGCAAGCCCAAGGGAAAGTTCAATCTATACAAACCGATCAAGGACAGTTTACCGCCGATCATTATATTTTGGCGGCAGGGTCTTGGTCAGCGCAGATTACGCCTTTGCCTGTATATCCAATTAAAGGGCAAATGTTGGCGTTACAGATGTCCACACCAGACAGCCTCAAACGGGTGCTTTACGGCGATGGCATTTACCTTGTGCCCCGTCAGGACGGCACATTAATCGTCGGCGCAACGGCAGAAGAGGTGCAATGGCAGCCCAACAATACTCCCAAAGGCATCAAATATTTGCTGGATAAAACGATTCGTTTATTGCCGGAAGCCAAGGATTGGGATATTAAAGAATTTTGGTGGGGCTATCGTCCGGCAACGGCTGATGAGTTACCTATCCTCGGAGCTTCTCCTTGCGCTAATTTGACCTACGCAACCGGACATTATCGCAATGGTATTTTGCTAGCGCCTATCACTGCCAAATTAATCGGCGATCGCCTAAGCACTGGACAAGATGACCCCTTGCTAAAACATTTTTCCTGTCAACGCTTTTTTGAGAATAATCAATCTATGAATAACGGTTCTAATGGTGCCGCAACCCTCTATGCTGCTCCCCGTGAAAAGAATTTAGGAACATTACCCGCTGATGACCAATTAGTGATAGCAGGACGGACATTCCGATCGCGACTCATGACAGGTACAGGAAAATATCCTTCTATTCCGGTCATGCAGGACAGCGTCGATGCTAGTGGCTGTGAAATTGTGACTGTGGCTGTGCGCCGCGTTCAAACGAAAGCTCCGGGTCATGAAGGATTAGCAGAAGCCCTCGATTGGAACAAGATTTGGATGTTGCCCAATACTGCGGGTTGTAAAACGGCTGAAGAAGCAATTCGGGTGGCGCGGCTCGGTCGGGAAATGGCACGACTTTTAGGTCAAGAGGAAAATAATTTCGTCAAGCTCGAAGTGATTCCCGATGCGAAATATCTTTTGCCTGACCCCATCGGCACTCTCGAAGCAGCCGAAATATTAGTAAAAGAAGGCTTTGCGGTGTTGCCCTACATCAATGCAGATCCTTTATTAGCGAAACGTCTCGAAGAAGTAGGCTGTGCGACGGTAATGCCTTTGGGTTCGCCCATTGGTTCCGGTCAAGGCATTCAAAACGAAGCCAATATCAAAATCATTATCGAGCAAAGTAATATTCCCGTTGTCATCGATGCCGGGATTGGTTCCCCCAGTGAAGCGGCTTTGGGCATGGAAATGGGTGCTGATGCATTGTTAATTAATTCGGCGATCGCCCTAGCTCAGAACCCTGTTCAGATGGGTCGCGCGATGGGTTTAGCCACAGAAGCCGGTAGATTGTCCTATCTTGCTGGACGTATCCCCGTCAAAAATATGGCGATCGCCTCTTCCCCCCAAACGGGCGTTGTGTCCTAATCAATTGCCATAACTTTGCTCCTCACTGAACCCCTTGAAACTCGATGGATAACCGCGAGAAAATTACCATAACGTCAGTTATGGATCAGAATGTAGCCAAAATTCTTGAGAGAAAAGGAGACACAGAAAAGCAACGAAAATTTGCATCTTTTGAAAGCTCGGATTTACTTAGGCCCCATAAAAATTGCACCCAAAAGCCTGAGAGAAAAGAAGACTTGGGGATAAAGAAGTAAGGAAATATTGACCTTGTTCTCACCAAAAACCGTGAGTAGGGAAAATCTGTCTCCCTCTTACCCTATCCCCTTCGCCGTTTCATCATTAGAGCCCCAGCCTGAACCGAACTCAGGTGAAGCCACAAACTCTTGTATTCAAAGTGGGAAAATCACCTAGCTATTGCTTTTTATAACACTTGAAATTCATGCAAAATTTATCCCAAAAGAGAACTTACTCCTCCGGCATGATCACTGTGTCAATAACGTGAATCACACCATTGCTAACCATCACATCAGCAGCAATGACATTTGCACCATTGATTTTAACGCCATCGTCTAGGGAAACCATCACACTATCACCTTGAACCGTAGGCACAGCACCAGCGGTTAGATCACCAGAAGTCACCTTACCGCTCACGACATGATAGGTCAGAATTTCTTGGAGTAATGCTTTGTTTTCAGGCATAAGTAATGTCTCTACCGTGCCTTCAGGAAGTGCCGCAAAAGCTTCATTGGTCGGTGCAAAAACAGTAAAAGGGCCTTCTCCAGATAAGGTGTCGACTAAATCACCCGCCGTTACCGCCGCCACTAAGGTTGCAAAGGTTGTATTACCAGCCGCTAATTCAACAATATTTAGGCTGACAGGCATTGACACTGGGCTTGTCACGGCAACTTCTGTCATGGAGTCTTCCATTTCCGTCGCCTCGGTGGACTCGCTAGGGGGTAGCAGGACGGCATCGATAACATGAATAACACCGTTCCCTGCTTTAATGTCAGCAGCAAGGACGTTCGCGTTGTTGATTTTGACACCGTCTTCTAGGGAAACCATGAGGTCACTGCCTGCAATGGTAGAGACTTTACCTTCGGTTAAATCACTAGAGGTGATGTTGCCGCTGATGACGTGGTAGGTCAAAATTTCTTGTAATAATGCTTTGTTTTCGGGCATCAAAAGGGTTTCAAGAGTGCCTTCAGACAGAGCGGCAAAGGCAGGATTGATTGGTGCAAAAACGGTAAAGGGACCATCTCCAGATAAGGTGTCAACTAGGTCTCCCGCTTGCAGTGCTGTGACCAAGGTAGAAAAAACTTCATCACTAGTTGCAATGTCAACAATGCTCGGAGCGGAAACTTGAGCCATTTCGAGGGTCGAGCTACTGGAGGGGACTT encodes the following:
- the aroF gene encoding 3-deoxy-7-phosphoheptulonate synthase is translated as MIVVMKVGSPEAEINRLSGELEELGLTPEKIVGAHKVVIGLVGDTAAFNIERIQELSPWIENVLRVEKPFKRVSLEYRHGEYSDVVVPTPNGDVTFGPNHPVVVVAGPCSVENEDMIVETALRVKAAGAKFLRGGAYKPRTSPYAFQGHGESALELLAAARDASGLGIITEVMDTADVEKIAEVADVLQVGARNMQNFALLKKVGGQDKPVLLKRGMAATIDDWLMAAEYILAEGNSNVILCERGIRTFDSKYTRNVLDISVVPVLRSLTHLPMMLDPSHGTGKSQFVLPMAKAAIAAGTDSLMIEVHPNPAKALSDGPQSLTPDAFDAVMKELAEFEKLTGRTQKELAIA
- the thiO gene encoding glycine oxidase ThiO, with protein sequence MAEHSDILILGGGIIGLSIAVELQQQGRQVMVLNRRFTEAASHAAAGMLAPQAERLTGAMLELGRRSRDLYPAWSQKIEQLSGMDVGYLPCGIFAPCEEKPANINAQENGTWLNRTKLDFYQPNLGESVVGAWWYPEDGQVDNRQLTQALLQAAQGLDVTLREGVTVLGLQQAQGKVQSIQTDQGQFTADHYILAAGSWSAQITPLPVYPIKGQMLALQMSTPDSLKRVLYGDGIYLVPRQDGTLIVGATAEEVQWQPNNTPKGIKYLLDKTIRLLPEAKDWDIKEFWWGYRPATADELPILGASPCANLTYATGHYRNGILLAPITAKLIGDRLSTGQDDPLLKHFSCQRFFENNQSMNNGSNGAATLYAAPREKNLGTLPADDQLVIAGRTFRSRLMTGTGKYPSIPVMQDSVDASGCEIVTVAVRRVQTKAPGHEGLAEALDWNKIWMLPNTAGCKTAEEAIRVARLGREMARLLGQEENNFVKLEVIPDAKYLLPDPIGTLEAAEILVKEGFAVLPYINADPLLAKRLEEVGCATVMPLGSPIGSGQGIQNEANIKIIIEQSNIPVVIDAGIGSPSEAALGMEMGADALLINSAIALAQNPVQMGRAMGLATEAGRLSYLAGRIPVKNMAIASSPQTGVVS
- a CDS encoding fasciclin domain-containing protein, with amino-acid sequence MRSTLTALTTGLGFLLYAAMVLPTTVQAQEVPSSSSTLEMAQVSAPSIVDIATSDEVFSTLVTALQAGDLVDTLSGDGPFTVFAPINPAFAALSEGTLETLLMPENKALLQEILTYHVISGNITSSDLTEGKVSTIAGSDLMVSLEDGVKINNANVLAADIKAGNGVIHVIDAVLLPPSESTEATEMEDSMTEVAVTSPVSMPVSLNIVELAAGNTTFATLVAAVTAGDLVDTLSGEGPFTVFAPTNEAFAALPEGTVETLLMPENKALLQEILTYHVVSGKVTSGDLTAGAVPTVQGDSVMVSLDDGVKINGANVIAADVMVSNGVIHVIDTVIMPEE